A region of Coleofasciculus chthonoplastes PCC 7420 DNA encodes the following proteins:
- a CDS encoding SDR family oxidoreductase yields MYLVTGATGGLGRRIVRVLREQELPVRAFVRLSSNYKELENRGAEIFVGDLSDDRDIEKACQGVDYIISTHGSAGDAQAIDYRANRELIDQAKVLGMKQFVYISVLGAEREYENAPVFKAKRATEKYLQGSDITYTILRPSGFASNLLPLAERFRETGVYLLNGNPKHRSSIVSTDDLAKIAVDSISIEAAHNQIFPVGGPDILKREDIPQIFGRVFNREPIIINPPLFVFDGVKTALEFVNPSVSSGLNTLRTLITNEFFCTTEQIAEIESVYNLQMESLEHFIQRYVVT; encoded by the coding sequence ATGTATTTAGTAACAGGTGCTACGGGAGGATTAGGACGCCGGATTGTCCGGGTGTTACGGGAACAGGAATTACCCGTGCGGGCATTTGTTCGGTTATCCTCAAATTACAAGGAATTAGAAAACCGAGGCGCGGAGATATTTGTTGGTGATTTGAGCGATGATAGAGACATCGAAAAAGCCTGTCAGGGAGTGGATTATATTATTAGCACCCATGGTTCCGCAGGTGATGCTCAAGCCATCGATTATCGAGCCAATCGAGAACTGATTGATCAGGCAAAAGTGCTGGGAATGAAGCAGTTTGTCTATATTTCTGTATTAGGTGCAGAACGAGAGTATGAAAATGCACCCGTGTTTAAGGCGAAACGAGCCACAGAAAAGTATTTACAAGGGAGTGATATCACCTATACGATTCTTCGCCCCTCTGGTTTTGCCTCCAATCTTTTACCACTAGCGGAGCGATTTCGGGAAACGGGGGTTTATTTGCTCAACGGGAATCCCAAACATCGCTCGTCTATTGTGAGTACCGATGATTTAGCAAAAATTGCCGTTGATTCGATTAGCATTGAAGCCGCACACAATCAAATTTTTCCGGTAGGGGGACCCGATATTCTCAAACGGGAAGATATCCCTCAGATTTTTGGTCGTGTGTTTAATCGAGAACCCATTATTATCAATCCGCCCTTATTTGTCTTTGATGGGGTAAAAACGGCATTAGAATTTGTTAATCCCAGTGTCAGTAGTGGGTTAAATACGCTACGAACCTTAATCACAAATGAGTTCTTCTGTACGACAGAACAAATTGCAGAGATTGAGTCGGTCTACAATTTGCAGATGGAATCCCTAGAACATTTTATTCAGCGGTATGTAGTAACATAA
- the lhgO gene encoding L-2-hydroxyglutarate oxidase: protein MTQYNFTIIGGGIVGLSTALAIGQRYPDCKILVLEKENCWAYHQTGNNSGVIHSGIYYKPGSFKAKFAREGNLSMVRFCQEHGIPHDVCGKVIVATESEELPLLDSLYQRGLKNGLTVKRISPEEVAEIEPYVRSVGGIRVAATGIVDYRQVCEKYVELISAQGGELRLNTTVQNLRETSDGLVVETNQGEFETRMAINCAGLQSDRVVKLGQMQPPAKIIPFRGEYYELKPEKRYLVKHLIYPVPNPNFPFLGVHFTRMIDGGIHAGPNAVLSFKREGYKKTDFDWGDFVEIITFPGCWKLAQSYWQIGVEEIIRSFSKAAFVRSLQRLIPEIKADDLRPTHAGVRAQALMENGQLVDDFLIVEGHKTLHVCNAPSPAATASLEIGRAIADRVETLHATSLQL from the coding sequence ATGACACAATATAATTTTACAATTATCGGTGGCGGAATAGTTGGCTTGTCTACGGCTTTAGCAATCGGACAACGCTACCCTGACTGTAAGATTTTAGTCCTGGAAAAAGAGAACTGTTGGGCATATCATCAGACGGGCAATAATAGCGGGGTCATTCATTCGGGGATTTATTATAAACCGGGCAGTTTTAAAGCCAAGTTTGCCCGTGAAGGGAATCTGTCTATGGTCAGATTTTGTCAGGAACATGGGATTCCTCATGATGTTTGTGGCAAAGTGATTGTGGCGACAGAATCTGAGGAATTACCGTTGCTGGATAGTCTCTATCAACGGGGATTAAAGAATGGGTTAACGGTGAAGCGAATTAGTCCGGAAGAGGTGGCAGAAATTGAACCTTATGTGCGTTCTGTTGGTGGAATTCGGGTGGCGGCGACGGGGATTGTCGATTATCGGCAAGTGTGTGAAAAGTATGTGGAATTAATTAGCGCCCAAGGGGGAGAACTGCGATTAAATACCACGGTGCAAAATCTGCGGGAAACGTCTGACGGTTTAGTTGTCGAAACCAATCAAGGAGAATTTGAGACGCGGATGGCGATTAACTGTGCTGGATTGCAGAGCGATCGCGTGGTGAAATTGGGTCAGATGCAGCCTCCCGCTAAGATTATACCGTTTCGGGGGGAATATTACGAACTGAAGCCGGAAAAGCGATATTTAGTCAAGCATCTGATTTATCCGGTTCCGAATCCGAATTTCCCCTTCTTAGGGGTTCATTTTACCCGCATGATTGATGGTGGGATTCATGCAGGTCCAAATGCGGTGCTGAGTTTTAAGCGAGAAGGGTATAAAAAGACGGATTTTGACTGGGGAGATTTTGTGGAAATTATTACGTTTCCAGGGTGTTGGAAATTGGCACAAAGCTATTGGCAAATTGGCGTGGAGGAAATCATTCGTTCCTTTAGTAAAGCGGCATTTGTTCGCAGTTTGCAACGGCTGATTCCGGAGATTAAAGCTGATGATTTAAGACCGACTCATGCAGGCGTTCGCGCCCAAGCCTTGATGGAGAATGGTCAATTAGTGGATGATTTTCTGATTGTCGAAGGACATAAAACTCTGCATGTCTGTAATGCGCCTTCTCCTGCGGCTACCGCTTCCCTAGAAATTGGACGTGCGATCGCGGATCGAGTAGAGACGTTGCATGCAACGTCTCTACAATTGTAG
- the hflX gene encoding GTPase HflX produces METIYGNLVGLKPSQLKQLQRLYHQRLPGDRLTTPEFAQRLAAISADIKQPLCTYLNRRGQVIRVGVGTPTQTKIPPLDLPRYGAERLCGIRCIATQLKSHTPRNADLTAMAIQRLDALVLLTVSESGFERRGGGATGYVNETYLAHLIPVTQSSKQDNDGQPSWHLSPALSLDLLTKQDFFDLVEGLEAEFRREFIAQHVDVDQDRVLIVGLMTGNMNKGQFEDGLAEIARLVQTAGGEVLQTLRQRRSQPHPQTVVGAGKVQEIALTVQTLGTNLVVFDRDLSPAQVRNLEAQTGVRVVDRTEVILDIFAQRAQSRAGKLQVELAQLEYMLPRLTGRGQAMSRLGGGIGTRGPGETKLETERRAIQRRIARLQQEVNQLQAHRSRMRQRRQKQDVPTISVVGYTNAGKSTLLNTLTNAEVYTADQLFATLDPTTRRLPITYAETGESITVLLTDTVGFIHELPPPLVDSFRATLEEVTEADALIHLVDLSHPAWQNHIRSVMSILADMPVTPGPILVVFNKIDDVDSDTLVLAQEEFPQGVFVSASKRLGLETLRQKIAQLVDYAIAPQM; encoded by the coding sequence ATCGAAACGATCTATGGCAATCTTGTCGGATTAAAGCCTAGCCAGCTTAAACAACTGCAACGCCTCTATCATCAGCGCTTACCAGGCGATCGCCTGACGACGCCGGAATTTGCTCAACGGTTGGCTGCGATTAGCGCTGATATCAAACAGCCCTTATGTACTTACCTGAATCGTCGAGGACAGGTGATTCGAGTGGGAGTGGGAACACCAACGCAAACCAAAATCCCACCCTTGGATTTACCCCGCTATGGTGCAGAACGATTGTGTGGGATTCGCTGTATTGCCACTCAACTCAAATCCCATACCCCGCGTAACGCTGACTTAACCGCCATGGCGATTCAACGCTTAGATGCGTTAGTCCTGCTAACCGTGAGTGAGTCAGGATTTGAACGGCGGGGGGGAGGCGCAACCGGATATGTGAACGAAACCTATTTAGCCCACCTGATTCCCGTTACTCAGTCATCGAAACAAGACAACGATGGTCAACCTAGTTGGCATTTATCCCCAGCTTTAAGTTTAGATCTGTTGACTAAACAAGATTTCTTTGATTTAGTTGAAGGACTCGAAGCTGAATTCCGCCGCGAATTTATCGCCCAACACGTCGATGTTGATCAAGATCGGGTGTTGATTGTCGGGTTAATGACAGGCAATATGAATAAGGGGCAGTTTGAAGACGGGTTAGCCGAAATTGCCCGACTGGTGCAAACCGCCGGAGGGGAAGTATTACAGACATTACGACAAAGGCGATCGCAACCCCATCCTCAAACCGTTGTCGGCGCGGGAAAAGTGCAGGAAATTGCCTTAACGGTGCAGACATTAGGGACGAATCTGGTTGTATTTGACCGCGACTTATCCCCCGCCCAAGTTCGTAACCTTGAAGCCCAAACCGGGGTACGAGTCGTTGATCGCACGGAAGTCATCTTAGACATTTTCGCTCAACGCGCCCAATCTCGTGCTGGGAAATTACAAGTCGAATTAGCCCAATTAGAATACATGCTGCCGCGCCTCACGGGTCGAGGTCAAGCCATGTCCCGATTAGGCGGTGGAATTGGAACTCGTGGTCCAGGGGAAACTAAACTGGAAACCGAACGCCGTGCGATTCAGCGCCGAATTGCCCGATTGCAACAAGAGGTGAATCAGTTGCAGGCACATCGATCGCGGATGCGACAACGACGCCAAAAACAAGATGTGCCAACGATTTCTGTTGTGGGTTATACAAATGCGGGTAAATCGACGTTGTTAAATACATTAACGAATGCCGAAGTTTACACCGCTGATCAATTGTTTGCCACCCTTGACCCCACTACCCGACGTTTACCGATTACTTATGCGGAGACTGGGGAATCGATTACGGTTTTGCTAACCGATACCGTGGGATTCATTCACGAATTACCACCCCCCCTCGTCGATTCCTTCCGCGCCACGTTGGAAGAGGTGACAGAAGCCGATGCGTTAATTCATCTGGTGGATTTATCCCATCCGGCTTGGCAAAATCATATTCGTTCAGTCATGTCCATTTTGGCAGACATGCCCGTGACACCCGGACCGATTCTAGTGGTGTTTAACAAGATTGACGACGTAGACAGTGATACCCTAGTTTTAGCCCAAGAGGAATTTCCCCAAGGGGTATTTGTTTCGGCTAGCAAAAGGTTAGGATTAGAAACCCTGCGGCAAAAAATAGCCCAGTTAGTGGATTATGCGATCGCACCGCAAATGTAG